The genomic stretch TCCCCCTACCACGCAGAGCCACCGGCGTACTCCGAGATGGTCGGCGAGCGCGGCTTGGGTCCTGACCATGTCCCGGATGGTGACCTGAGGAAACCGCGACCCGAAGGGACGACCCGTGTCGGGAGCCGGCGATGCGGGTCCCGTAGTGCCTTGACACCCTCCGAGAACGTTCGCACACACGACGAAGTACCTGTCCGTGTCGAGCGCACGTCCCGGCCCTATCAGAGGGTCCCACCAGCCTTCGGTGGGGTGGCCCGCTTCCCGGGGTCCCGCGGCGTGCGAGTCGCCGGTGAGGGCGTGGCAGACGAGGACGGCGTTGGAGGCGGAGTCGTCGAGTTCACCCCACGTCTCGTACGCGATCGTGATGTCACGGAGGATGCCGCCGCCCTCGAGGACCAGCGGGTGCTCTCTGGCGACGGTTGCGAATCGCCGCCGTCCCGGGTGGTTGCCAGGACGCCAGGCGCCCGTCGCCGGCGGAAGCCGTCTCGGTTCACTCGGCCGCTCTGGCGTCTCGCGCTCGCCCACTGTCCTCCTCCGGGGACACCCTCGGCGGTGCGAGCGCGACGTACCACCGTCATCAGGAGGGGGCGCTCGCACGATCGGACACTTGGTTGCCCACGGCGGCGACGCCACCGCGGACCACATCCCCGCCGAACCGGCGGGCTGGCACCTTGGGTGTCCGTCCCAGGTTGCCGGACCCGGCACGCCGGGCCTCTCCTGATGCGTCATCCAGTCAACGCCAAAATGCTCACGACGTCAACTCCCCCTGCACGTGGTCCGGTCGACTACACGACGTCCGCTCCCCTGCACGACGTCAACTTCCCCTGCACGTCGTCCGCTCGGCTGCACCTCGGCCGGCGCGCGGGATCGGGTGCGACGTGCTTCAGTGCCCGACGTGAAGAGCGCGCCTCGCCTCCCCCAACCACCAATCGACGAGTTCTCGATCCGACCCTCCGTACGCCCACGTCGACGTATCCGCGTAGTACCGCAGGTTTCTGAGCATCCCGACCGAGTCCTGCCGGCAGGCGGCCCTGTGCACCTCAGTCAGGTGCCGAGTTGCTTCCGACCAGGCGCAGTGATCGTACGGAAGCGGCAGAGCCCTCAGATCGGAGGCAGTCACACGGATCACCGACCCGCCGATACCGGTGCCACCGCGTCGACAGATGAGGGCCGCGGCGTTCGGCGGCGCCATCAGCGCAGCCGCGAGCGACCAGAGATCAGCCCGACGTCCTTCTCCCACTTCTGCGGGAGGTTCGAATCCGGTGGGTTCCACCGAGATCACCGGGGTGCACGGGTACCACCGCCCAAGCTCGTCCACCGCCGCCTCGACTATGCGCGTCTGGGTGGCGACGAGGACTTTCGACCGCTGCCTGTCTCTCAGCCATCGCGACACTCGACCGTTCACCCGCGAGACGTCCACGACTGGCCGATGCCAGGTCTTTCCGGCGAAGCGCACCTGTCTGTTCCCCCATTCGCACACAGCAGGCGATATGAGGCCGCAGGTGACCAGGGCGAGAAGGTCCTCGCCGGGTTCTCCTTCCATTTCCGCCTCTCGCACCGCACCAGTTATCGAGTAGTACTCGTCTCGGAACCCCGCGGTCACACGGGCCACTTCCCCGAGAGTCCGCGCTCCTCCCAGCGTCGGTGCTCCTCGCAGCGTCGGTGCTGCGCACCCGGGTCGGGTCCTATGCACCTCCTTTTGGAGTGGGGTCCGAGCCACCACGTCCGAGAGAAGGCCCCACTGGTCGGGCAGGGCGGGGGCGGGTGCCTCGCCGACGGCTCCCGGGCCGCACCCCCTCCAGACGACGACGGTGCGACGCTCTCGGGTCGAACGTTTCTCCGCCACGTCCGGGCCAAGCTCTGCTCGAGTGTCGGCGCCGGCCATCTCGAATACGGGCGCACACACATCCACGTCGGCGTCGAAGCACCGCTCGCCCCCCGATGTCCAGCATGCGAGCATCCGTGCCTTGGACGACACGTGCTCGCGGATCGCCGCGCAGTCCCGAGAGCCGAGCACAGACTGGGGCAGGATCAGACAGATTCGCCCCGACGGGGCGGCGACTTCGGACGCGACGAGAAGGAACAGCGCTGCCTCCTCCGTGTAGGGGTGTACTCGTCTTCCGAAGCGACGCCTCAACCGAGCACGTCGGTGGGAGTCCCGAGCCGTGCGCTTGCGAAGCTGGCCACCGAAGGGTGGGTTGCCTATGACCAGGTCGAACCCGCCCGACGGCCCGCCGGTCCCGACGATGTCGCACTCCAACGCGTCCCCCCGCCTTATGGAGAAACCCGGCGTTCGGACTCCCATCTCTGCGAAGGCCAGACCCAGGACGACTCTCGCCACCGTCGCTGTGTCTGGGTCCAGTTCCATGCCATAGAGGCGCCGCGCCGCCTCTGCCGGAGGGACCCCACTGCGGACCATCCGGCGTAGGCACGCCAGGAGGAAGGCCCCCGCACCCACGGAGGGATCGAAGACGGTCGTGGGAAATTCGGTTAGTCCCATCAACGCCAACTCGAGGATCCTCTCTGCCAACCGGAGAGGTGTGAAGAACGCTCCGCGCCCCAACCGCGCCGACCTCGACTCCGAAGAGATCCACAGGTCTCCCAGCTGTTCGGGGCTGTCCACCTCCACATCGGCCGGCACGGACTGTCGTGGCAGTGCCCACGACGTGATGGGGTCCAGGACAGAGTCGCACACGCCCAGCCGCTCGGCGAGCTGCCTGGCAGCCTGGAAAAACCTCGCTCTCCTCAGACTCCTGGGGGACGGCTGCAATCGCCTACTTGACGACCACGTCGTATCGGTACTGGCGCCCCGCGATGACGGTCATCGAGGTGCGATAGTCCCTTGGGCAGCCGACTCCTCTCACCCTGATCGACACGGAGGAGCCGGGGTTCACCACCCCGCTCGTCGGGCTGGCGGACAGTTCCGAGACGATGACCGAGAAACTGCCCACACCGGTTCCCGCGTTGAAGATGCTGATCGTCGTACCGGCTGCACATGAGAACTCCAGCCTCCCACCTGCCGGTGAGACCATCAGTTGCGGCGAGCCGCTCGGGAGGGTGGGCTCGGGCTCGGTCGGCGGAGGGGGAGGAGGTGGCGGTGCGGTCGCCACCGTCGTGGAGGTGGTGCTCGTCGTCGAACTCGTGGTCGAAGTGCTCGTCGTGGACGTCTGTGACGTCTCCGTGGTAGTGCCGCGGGTGGTAGTCGTGCTCGGCTTGGTCGTCGAGGAGCGCCGGCTCGTCGCGGTCGTCTCTTTCGGTACCGTCGTCGTCCTCTCCACTCGCACGGTAGGGGCGGGACCGGCTCCCACTTGGACGCGTTCGTCGTCGTCGTCTCCGCCGCCCCCACCCATCAGCACCACTCCAAGTATGAGGAGCAGAAGGACTGCGACCCCTCCGCCCACATACAAGGGAGTGCGGCTAGCAGCCGGACGTCCCGGCGCGTCCGGTTGGGCGCCGCCTCGGGTACCAGGCCCGCTGAGCTTGTCGACGAACTCTGCAGGGCGGGTCACGTCGTCGTCTATGAGGAACGTCTCGGCTGGCGCACTCTCCTCCGACACGGTCGCCGAGCCGACCGCCACCGCAGCTGCAGCGGCCTTTTCTGCTTCCTCGTCGAAGACGTCGAGCGAAGCCGGCTCCCCCTCACCGAACTCCCCCTCACCCAACCCCTCCTCAACCTCCACAAACTCGTACTCCACAACCTCCCCACCCTCACCCTCCTCCTCCAACACACCAACCGGAGGCGGAGGCAACACACCCTCCTCCCCCTCCTCACCAAACCCCTCCTCAACCTCCACAAACTCGTACTCCACAACCTCCCCACCCTCACCCTCCTCCTCCAACACACCAACCGGAGGCGGAGGCAACACACCCTCCTCCCCCTCCTCACCAAACCCCTCCTCAACCTCCACAAACTCGTACTCCACAACCTCCCCACCCTCACCCTCCTCCTCCAACACACCAACCGGAGGCGGAGGCAACACACCCTCCTCCCCCTCCTCACCAAACCCCTCCTCAACCTCCACAAACTCGTACTCCACAACCTCCCCACCCTCACCCTCCTCCTCCAACACACCAACCGGAGGCGGAGGCAACACACCCTCCTCCCCCTCCTCACCAAACCCCTCCTCAACCTCCACAAACTCGTACTCCACAACCTCCCCACCCTCACCCTCCTCCTCCAACACACCAACCGGAGGCGGAGGCAACACACCCTCCTCCTCGTCGAGTGGTTGACCGCACTCGCCACAGAAATGGGCCTCGAGCGGCATCAGAGCACCACACGCAGGGCAGTCGACGCCGACCTCCGGAGCCTGTACGGCATCACCCGATTCGACGGTTGGAGAGGCGGAAGTCTCGACCTCTTCTACGGAATCACTCTGCGACGCGGACTTGCGGCCTACTGAGAACAGGGTCTTCGGCGCCCGCTTCCCGCCCTTTCCTGCTCGCCTGCTCTCGACCATGTAGCCCGCCTCCCTCGCCATGCGCAACCACGACAACGCACCGAACTCGTGCCTGCCATCTACTCTGTCGGCACGACAGCCGAGGTGCTGGAGCTCGCCTGTCTTTCAGAACGATCCGCAGGGACCACGGTAGCAATTCGCTGCGAGTCGCGCAGTGGGCTGCGACGTCGCACGCCCTCTGAGACGGGTCGGCGGTGCTCACGAGCGCGGCAGAACTGCCTCCACCTCGGCGATCAGTTCGGGAGCTGTCGGCTCGACCAGGGTGCGGAAGCGACGGACGGGAGCCCCGCCGGGGGCGACGAGGAATTTTTCGAAGTTCCACTGAATGTCGCCCGCATTCCCGTCTTGATCGGGGATCTGGCTCAGTTCGGCGAATATGGGGTGCCGATTGGGGCCGTTCACCTCGATCTTCTCGAAGAGCGGGAAAGTCACCCCGAACGTCGTCTCACAGAACTGCCTGATCTCCTCGGCGGTACCGGGTTCCTGTTCCATGAACTGGTTGCATGGGAAGCCCATGACGACCAACCCTCTCCCTGCGAACCGCTCGTAGAGTTCCTGCAGTCCCCTGTACTGGGGAGTGAAGCCACAGCGGGACGCGACGTTGACGATCAGACAGGCATCGGACAGGTACTTGGTCATGTCCACCGGCTCGCCCTCGAGCGAGCGGACGGGGTGATCGAATACTCCCACCCCACCAAGCTACCCTCCCTGCAGGCGCCTGCCGCCGACCCGAACCGCCCATCGCGTCCGGTGCGCTCGCGCCACGTTTCGCCGTCGGGTGGCACCGACTCGGGGGCACCGACGGGGGTGTCGGGGAAGCTCTGTGTGGTCGCGGGAGCTGCACGGTGGCCTCGTGCCCTCGTCACGAATACCTACGGCGACTCACGTGTAGTGTGACGACGGTGGGGCCACGGCAGAAGAGCCTGCGGGAGAACTGATGGGCCTCGACGAGGTCAGAGCACGCATGGCCCTGCGCGAAGCGGGACTGGCCTCTTCGGTACCGCTCACCAGAGCGTCGAGTGTCACGAACGAGGTATGGCTCACCGATCGATGGGTGGTTCGCGTCAACCGCACCCCGAATCAGCGCCTGAGAAGGGAAGCGGCTCTGGCCGAACAGCTTCCGCCCGAGATCGGATACCCGCCTGTGGTCGCCTACGGGGGGACCGTCGGAGCCGACTGGCTGATCTTGGAAAGGCAACCAGGCGAACCGCTCGCTCGCTCGTGGCCGATCATGAGCCCGTACGACAGACGCAACGCGATCAGACACTTCGCCACGAAGCTCAGAGCCGTGCACTCGGCCCCGGCTCCGAAGGACCTGCCGGTGGCCGAGTCTCCGCCGCTCATCGGCGGCGAGGCGGAAGGGAGCCCCACGGAGAGGCTGTGTGATGCCCTCGGGCGCTTGCTGGACATGGAGCACGTCGACCGAAGGCTCGTCGAAGACGCGATGCGCCTCGTCGACGAGCTGTCGGATGCATTGGAGCCGTGGGAAGCAGAACACCTCGTTCATGGGGACCTGACCTTCGAAAACGTGATGTGGGACGGCAGCCGTGTGACGGCGATCCTCGACTTCGAATGGGCACGGGGAGGACCGCCCGATCTCGACCTGGACGTCTTCTTACGGTTCTGCGCCCTGCCGTTCCTACATGTCGCCGACGACCTCGTCCCCGTCACACACGAGCGCGACTACGAGAAGGTGCCCTGGTGGTTGGCCGAGGAGTACCCCGAACTGTTCGAAGTACCTCGCCTATACGACAGGCTGAGGATCTACTCGATCGCCTTCGACGCCCACGACCTGCTCACCTACCCTCCGAAAGCCCCTGCGAAAGATCTGTCCCCGTACCATGCGATCAACAGGCTCCGCAACACTCTGGCCGAGACGGACCATCTGGCGAAGCTGCGAGCCCGGTCGTCATCCTCGGGCGTCTGACCTGTCCAACTCGGGCGAGTCTTCCGCATCAGCAGCCGAGTCGGCGGGGGATCGTTCTCGAAGACCTCCGACGAGCAGCACCAGGACCACCGCAGCGAGCGTGACGATGCTCGTCCAGATGTTGACTCTCAGCCCCGCTACCTCGGTGGCGGGATCTATCCTCAGCGATTCCACCCACACACGACCGAGCGAATATCCCCCCACGTAGAGGGCGAAGAGCCGACCCGGCCGGAGCCTGTGGCGGCGCTCCACCCAGAGGAGGAAGAGCGCCAAGGTCACGTTCCAGAGGGCCTCGTAAAGGAAGGTGGGGTGGAACAGGAGTCCGGGTGCCTCGTATCCGGCCACGCGGTGCTCCGGGTCGATCTCCAGCCCCCAGGGAAGATCGGTCGGCTTGCCGTACAGCTCCTGGTTGAACCAGTTGCCCAATCTCCCGATGGCCTGGGCCACCGGTACGCAAGGAGCTCCCATGTCCAACACGGCTGAGACCCGAAGTCCCATTCGTCGGGCCGCCCACACTCCGACCAGGGCGCCCAACAGGATCGCCCCCGGGATACCGAGACCGCCCTGCCAGATCTTCAGCGCATCCAGCCAGCGACCTTCGTAGCGGTACCAGTCGGTTGCCACGTGATAGAGGCGGGCACCGACCAGCCCGGCCGGAACCACCCACATCGCCAGCCTGCCCACGTCGTCGGGGTCACCGCCTCTGGCCTCCCACCGCCTGCGCCCCATCTCCACTGCGACCACGACTCCGGTCGCGATGGCCACACCATACGCCGTGATCCGCAGGGGCCCTATCTCGATTGCGTTGGCGGGCGGGCTCGGGATCGAGGCGAGCAAGCCGGCGGCTAAGGGCAGCACCTCAGAGCTCCCACGTTTCGAACGGTATCTCGCTCAGGATCGCGCCGCCGGAGGTGACAGGTTGAAGCAACCCAGCCACCGCCGGGAGGATGTTCTCGGCGTAGAAGCGCGCGGTAGCGATCTTGTTCCGCAAGAACCTCTCGTCTCCCCTGCCTTCCTCGAGAGCCTTGTGCGCCGCGACGGCAGACCGGGCCAGCAACCAGCCTCCGGTGACGAGCCCGAACATCCGCAAGTACGGGGTGGCCGCAGCCAGAGCATCTGCGGGGTGGTTGATGCCGTGCTGAAAGAACCAGACGGTCGCCTCCGCGAGCGTCGAGAGCGCCTCACCGAAAGCCACCTTGATCGGCATCAGATCTTGTCCTGACCGGACGAGAAGCGGTTCCAGGGCCGCCGCCATGGCAAGGAAATCCCGCACCACGGCGCCACCTTTGAGAGGGAGCTTGCGAACCACCAGGTCGATCGCCTGAATTCCGTTGGTCCCCTCGTATATGGGCGCGATGCGCGCGTCGCGGAAGAACTGTGCGACCCCGGTCTCCTCGATATAGCCCATCCCACCGTGCACCTGTATGGCCAGGGACGTCACCTCACATCCGACGTCGGTGCACCAAGCCTTCGCGACGGGTGTGAGAAGCGCCACGACGTCACCCTTGGCTTCGCGTATGCCCGGGTCCAGGTGGTGTCGAGACAGGTCGATGCCTTCGGCGACGAAGTAGATGAGGGCACGCATGGCCTCCGTGTACGCCTTCATCGTCATGAGCATCCGACGGACGTCGGGGTGGACGATGATCGGGGACTGCTCGCCTGGGGGCGCGCCGAGGGCACGGCCTTGGCGTCTCTCCCGCGCATATGAGAGGGCCGCCTGCCACGCCCTCTCGGCGAGGGCCAGTCCCTGAAGTCCGACCGACAGGCGGGCTTCGTTCATCATCGTGAACATGTATCGCATGCCCTGGTTCTCTTCGCCGACCAGGTAGCCCACGGCCCCCTCGGAGGTGTCGCCGTACGACATCACACAGGTGGGACTGGCGTGGATGCCCATCTTGTGTTCTATGGAGACGCAGCGGACGTCGTTGCGTTCGCCTAGGGAACCGTCGGGTGCGACCAGGTACTTGGGGACGATGAAGCACGAGATGCCTTTCGTCCCCGGCGGGGCATCGGGGACGCGAGCCAGGACCAGATGCACGATCTGGTCGGCGAGGTCGTGTTCGCCGTACGTGATGAAGATCTTCGTCCCTTTGATCCGATAAGTCCCGTCGCCCGCCGGCGTGGCCTTGGTGGTCAGGGCACCGACGTCCGAGCCGGCTTGGGGCTCGGTGAGGTTCATGG from Acidimicrobiales bacterium encodes the following:
- a CDS encoding glutathione peroxidase produces the protein MGVFDHPVRSLEGEPVDMTKYLSDACLIVNVASRCGFTPQYRGLQELYERFAGRGLVVMGFPCNQFMEQEPGTAEEIRQFCETTFGVTFPLFEKIEVNGPNRHPIFAELSQIPDQDGNAGDIQWNFEKFLVAPGGAPVRRFRTLVEPTAPELIAEVEAVLPRS
- the mmgC gene encoding acyl-CoA dehydrogenase, giving the protein MTEYRPPIEDIRFVLDELCDLDELSQLDRFSDFEPDTAVEIAEEFGRFAVDVLAPLNRTGDVEGAAYDPETQTVRTPKGFVEAYRKFVDGGWNAVPFPSEYGGGGLPWLVGMVLQEILTSANTSFSMCPLLTQGAIDLLLAHGSEEQKETFLRPMVSGIWTGTMNLTEPQAGSDVGALTTKATPAGDGTYRIKGTKIFITYGEHDLADQIVHLVLARVPDAPPGTKGISCFIVPKYLVAPDGSLGERNDVRCVSIEHKMGIHASPTCVMSYGDTSEGAVGYLVGEENQGMRYMFTMMNEARLSVGLQGLALAERAWQAALSYARERRQGRALGAPPGEQSPIIVHPDVRRMLMTMKAYTEAMRALIYFVAEGIDLSRHHLDPGIREAKGDVVALLTPVAKAWCTDVGCEVTSLAIQVHGGMGYIEETGVAQFFRDARIAPIYEGTNGIQAIDLVVRKLPLKGGAVVRDFLAMAAALEPLLVRSGQDLMPIKVAFGEALSTLAEATVWFFQHGINHPADALAAATPYLRMFGLVTGGWLLARSAVAAHKALEEGRGDERFLRNKIATARFYAENILPAVAGLLQPVTSGGAILSEIPFETWEL